The Dehalococcoidia bacterium region AGCTCTTCCCACCAGGCGCGGTCGCCGGGCTCCGGCGTTGGCGTCCCGTCAATGGGGCCGGTTTCTCCCTGGGGCGAGGTCACCTTCACCAGCGTCTCACCCGGCTTCACGAGGCCCAGCATCCGGCGCGCCATGCCCTCGATGTACTCGTCGGAGGAGAGGTATTCGCGGATGGCGACGAGCTTCTCGTAGCGCGCTTCGAGCTCGGCGATGTCCCGGCGGGCCTTCTCTTCGTCGCCGGCGAGACGGTAGGAATTGAGGGTGGCGTTTACGGTGCTGAAGAGAAGGTAGCCCACCACAACGGCGGCCACGATGACGATTGTGCGGGGGACCCACCGGCTAAGCACCCCGGCTGCGCCTCCTGCGTCTGTTCTCACCCCGCGCTTTGCCCAAATCTAGCACAGCGACGGCGCAATTACAAGCGCGCGCAAGTAGCTCTCTAGTACAGCGGCCGCTCCGACAGCCCTGCCTCGTCGAGGTGGCACGTGTCGTTGAGGCGGAGGAGCGCGACGTGCTCGCCGTGGAAGTCGAGGACGCTGACGGCGGCGAGGTCGTGGCGCAGACGCCGGAACTCCGAGAGGGGGAGGCCGAGAGCGTGACAGAGGAGAACGTGGATGGTGAAGTTGTGGCTCACGGCGCAGACGGTGTCGTCGGGGTGACGCTGGAGGATGCGGGAGAGCGATTCGCAGCAGCGCTCGCGCACGTCCTCCAGGCACTCGCCGCCGGGCATGCGCAGGGTGGCCGCCTCAGAGGTGAACCAGCGGCGGAGAAAGTCGCCGTGGAGCTTCTGCATCTCCTCGATGCTGTGGCCGTCCATCTCGCCGACGTCCATTTCCGCCAGCCCATCATCGATGCGCACCTCGAGGCTGTGGGGCGCGGCGATGGCCTCTGCCGTCTCGAGGGCGCGACGCAGCGGGCTGGAATAGACGGCGGCGAGCGGCGCCCGCTGCAGGGAGCGCGCGAGCGCCCGCGCCTGGAGACAGCCGGTATCGTTCAGGGGTACGTCGAGGCGGCCGAGCGCGAGGCGTTCACGGTTGCCGGCGGTCTCCCCGTGTCGGACAAGGATGAGTCGCATGATGTTATGTAAACCGCCCGCGCCGCCGCCACGCCTCGTGCGCCGGCGACGACTCGGCGAGCACCAGCTTCGTACGGTGGATGCGCAGCGGCTCCGGCAGCCCCATCGCCGCCACTACTTGCTCCGGCCGGCCGCTGCCACCGCTATCGAGGCGAAGCCGCATGCCCAGGCGCAGCGACGGGCCGCCCTTCTCCAACCACAGGTGCTGGACAAGGCTGCGGATATCGTAGCGACGGGTCTCTTTCTCACGCAAGTGCTCCCAGGGCAGCGTCTCCGCCGCCAGAAAGCGCTCGATTGCAGCCCGCGCGCGTTCCGTCTCGACCGACGGGTCGAGCTCCACCTCGTACTCCCCCCAGCGCACCTCCGACTGCAACGACGGCACGCGCAGCCCGACGTCGCGCGCTTCGTGAACCTCGATCCCTTCGGGCAGTTGCTCCGAGACGCGGCGCATGAACTCGAACGGGCTTATGCGCGTGTTGAGGAAGACATCGAGCAACTCGCCCGAGCTCGTCACGCCGACGGCAAGCGGGGCCGCCAGCGACAGCCGCGCGTGAGGGCTGAACCCCTCCGAGTACGCGAGGTCGATCCCGGCGCGAAGGAGCGCGCGTTCCCACAGGCGCATCAGGTCGAGATGGGTGACGTACTTCACCGCCTCGCCGCGCGAGAACTTCACACGCAGACGTTGCACCTTCACGCTCACGCCCTTCTGATGAGAACGCGCTCGACTTTAACGCCGTCCATCTTCGATACGACCATGGTGAAACCGTCTCCGGAGACGGTCTCGCCCTCGCGCGGTATGTGGCCGAGCCGCTCGAGGACGTAGCCGGCGATAGTCTCGTAGCGCCCCTCGGGTATATCCAGTCCCAGCTCATCGTTGGCCTCGGAGACGCTCATGCCGGCGTCGACCTGGACTGTCTTCTCGTCGATGGTCTGGAACTCTTTCACGGCGCCGCGCAGCTCGTCGGCCACGGGGCCGACCATCGCTTCGAGCAAGATCTCAGCGGTCACGATGCCGGCGGTGCCGCCGTACTCGTCGACGACGATGGCCATTTGCCGGCCGGCGGCCTGCATCTCCCAGAACAGCGACCCGATAGGCTTCGTCTCGGGGATGAAGTAGGTAGGACGGATGACGGGGTCTATCGGGCTCGCCGTCGTCACTTCGCCGCGTCCGATGGCCCGGAGCACGTCCTTGATGCCGACGACGCCGACGACGTTGTCGATGCTCTCGCTGTAGACGGGGAAGCGGGAGTGAGGCGCGCGGTCGAACACCTGAAGCATCTCCCCCACGGTCATTCCCGACTCGAGCCAGACAACATCGGGGCGCGGCACCATAATCTCCTGCACCTGCCGGTCGCGGAACTGGAAGACGCGCTCCAGGAGCTCGCCGGTGCGCTCGCCGAGCACCTTCTCCTCCGTGCCGATGTCGATCATCGTGCGGAGCTCCGCCTCGGTCACGGTAGGCGTCGCGCCCGCGGCCTCGCCGAAGACGATGCGTCCGAGCACCCGGGGGACGGCAGCGATAAGCCAGACTAACGGGTATAGGGCGTCGATCAGGAGCTCCGTCGGCCTGGCGACGACGAGGGCACAGCGCTCGGTCGCCTGTGCGGCGAGCACCTTCGGTGTGGCCTCGCCGACGACGGCGAGCAGGAGAGTCGTCGCCAGGGTGCCGAGCGCAAGGCCAACTCCGCCGAAGGCATCGACGGAGAGGGCGCTGGCCATGGCGGCTGCTACGACGACAAACAGGTTCTGCAGGAGCACGATGCCGGCGAAAAAGAGGTCGCGCCGGGCGCGGAGGCGCTCGATGGCGCCGGCGGCGGCGCTGCCGCCTTCGATGAGATGGCGCAAGCGGATGCGGTCGGCGGCGACGATGGATATCTCGATGCTGTTGACGAGGGCGTAGAAGAAGACGGCCACGGCGAAGATTACCGCCGCGATTGGAGCGTTGAGGCCGCCCACGGGGAATCCCTCTTCGGCTGCGGGGGCCAGCGGGGCAACGAGCGCCTGAAAAGGCATCGGTGGGTCGAACCGCCTTGGCTAGACTGGAGTGTCTGGGCTAGCCGCACCGATCATAGCAAGGGGCGAGACGCGGTGTCAAAAGAGAAGCGGCGTTGACCGCTTGACCGGCCCCCGCTACACTCGTATCTGTTGTCTACGATTCGAGTGGCGGGTCCGTTCTGAACCACCGTTGGGAGCAGTCGCTTGTCATCGTCGGAAAACGAACAACAAAGCGGCGCGAAACAGCCTCCGGCGTCCGCGGGGAGCCGGCGCTTTGAGACAAGCTCCGGCCGCGAATTGAAAGAGTGCTATACGCCGGAAGACCTGCGTGATTGGGACTGGACCAGGCGCCTGGGCGAGCCCGGCCGCTACCCCTTCACCCGCGGCGTCCAGTCCAACATGTACCGCGGCCGTCTGTGGACGATGCGGCAGTACGCGGGCTTCGGCGACGCTGCGGAATCGAACCGCCGCTATCGCTACCTGCTAGACCACGGCCAGACCGGTCTCTCCGTTGCCTTCGACCTGCCGACTCAGATCGGCTACGACGCCGATCACCCGCGCGCCGCCGGCGAGGTGGGCAAGGTGGGCGTCTCCGTGTGCAGCCTGCTCGACATGGAGGAGCTGTTCAAGGGGATCTCTCTCGAGCGCGTGACGACATCCATGACCATCAACGCCACCGCGCCGGCGCTCCTCGCGTTCTACGTCGCCGCCGCGAAGAAGCAG contains the following coding sequences:
- a CDS encoding TIGR03936 family radical SAM-associated protein, whose translation is MKVQRLRVKFSRGEAVKYVTHLDLMRLWERALLRAGIDLAYSEGFSPHARLSLAAPLAVGVTSSGELLDVFLNTRISPFEFMRRVSEQLPEGIEVHEARDVGLRVPSLQSEVRWGEYEVELDPSVETERARAAIERFLAAETLPWEHLREKETRRYDIRSLVQHLWLEKGGPSLRLGMRLRLDSGGSGRPEQVVAAMGLPEPLRIHRTKLVLAESSPAHEAWRRRGRFT
- a CDS encoding septum formation initiator family protein, with the protein product MLSRWVPRTIVIVAAVVVGYLLFSTVNATLNSYRLAGDEEKARRDIAELEARYEKLVAIREYLSSDEYIEGMARRMLGLVKPGETLVKVTSPQGETGPIDGTPTPEPGDRAWWEELFGP
- a CDS encoding histidine phosphatase family protein produces the protein MRLILVRHGETAGNRERLALGRLDVPLNDTGCLQARALARSLQRAPLAAVYSSPLRRALETAEAIAAPHSLEVRIDDGLAEMDVGEMDGHSIEEMQKLHGDFLRRWFTSEAATLRMPGGECLEDVRERCCESLSRILQRHPDDTVCAVSHNFTIHVLLCHALGLPLSEFRRLRHDLAAVSVLDFHGEHVALLRLNDTCHLDEAGLSERPLY
- a CDS encoding hemolysin family protein, which codes for MPFQALVAPLAPAAEEGFPVGGLNAPIAAVIFAVAVFFYALVNSIEISIVAADRIRLRHLIEGGSAAAGAIERLRARRDLFFAGIVLLQNLFVVVAAAMASALSVDAFGGVGLALGTLATTLLLAVVGEATPKVLAAQATERCALVVARPTELLIDALYPLVWLIAAVPRVLGRIVFGEAAGATPTVTEAELRTMIDIGTEEKVLGERTGELLERVFQFRDRQVQEIMVPRPDVVWLESGMTVGEMLQVFDRAPHSRFPVYSESIDNVVGVVGIKDVLRAIGRGEVTTASPIDPVIRPTYFIPETKPIGSLFWEMQAAGRQMAIVVDEYGGTAGIVTAEILLEAMVGPVADELRGAVKEFQTIDEKTVQVDAGMSVSEANDELGLDIPEGRYETIAGYVLERLGHIPREGETVSGDGFTMVVSKMDGVKVERVLIRRA